One Grus americana isolate bGruAme1 chromosome Z, bGruAme1.mat, whole genome shotgun sequence DNA window includes the following coding sequences:
- the MLANA gene encoding melanoma antigen recognized by T-cells 1, whose amino-acid sequence MPRRNHYPDGNFFRGKGHSYLAAAEVLGIGLFILVLAILLMFGCWCYKRRSGYKSLRSKSARVGTIRTVVGEGTILDCKMALQEYRNFNSVVPDAPPAYDKIAADLSPPPYSP is encoded by the exons ATGCCCAGAAGAAACCACTATCCAGATGGCAactttttcagaggaaaaggacACAGCTATCTTGCAGCAGCAGA AGTTCTGGGTATTGGACTCTTCATTTTGGTGCTGGCAATTTTACTTATGTTTGGCTGCTGGTGTTACAAAAGACGTAGTGGCTATAAAAGTCTGCGG AGCAAAAGTGCTAGGGTGGGCACAATACGAACCGTGGTAGGTGAGGGAACAATACTGGACTGCAAAATGGCTCTGCAGGAGTACAGAAACTTCAATTCTGTG GTACCTGATGCTCCACCAGCTTATGACAAAATTGCTGCAGATCTGTCACCACCACCTTATTCACCTTAA